The sequence AAACATGAAGTTACCTATTACAAAGATAAGTGATAGTTTAGCAGCCATTTTTCAGCATTTTTAATGATTGAATGTAATGAAGGGCCACCGTGTCAAGTTTGATCTTTTCTGCAAATTAGAATTATTTAAGCAACCATGTGATTTGCTCTGTCGTCATTGCACACGTTTGTGGGTCCAAGTGCATTTCCAAAATTCCGGGGTCCAACTTCCAAAACATTCTGCAAATTTTATAACCATGTTAGACTTGATGCAATTATTGAATTGAACAAACAACTTGCATGACACACAATGTGATTGCTTTTGCAAATGTCCCAATTCCAGGCCTTATAAATAAACCAAGACCCATTTGGAATTTAGTATCTAGAGTGGAAGACATGGATGAATTGTTCAAATTCATGGAGGGATTCCAACATGCAGTAGTTATATCTCTGCTAATTATTGTATGGTCTATGTATAGTTGGATTAAGGAGAACAAATCTAGGAGCTCCAAATTGCCTCCTGGCTCCAAGGGATGGCCTCTTATAGGGCACACTCTTAGTTGGTATTTAAGTGTATCAAGCTCACACCCTCCATCATTTGTTGAAGGTTGTGTGAAAAGGTAGGAAATGGTTAAAAATGGaatttagagtttagggtttttaAACATTTTGACCCATTTTTTTTTCTGATGTTGGTAGGTGTTGATTTTTACTGAATTGCAGGTATGGGAAGATCTTCTCATGCAAGCTCTTGGGAAGACCAACAATCATTTCTGCAGATCCAAGCTTCAATAGATATATCTTAAAAAATGAAGGTCGGCTGTTCAGGGCAGGCTATCCAAAATCTTTTAGAGACTTGGTAGGGAAGAAAGGTTTGATTGCTATACATGGAGACCTTCATAAGAAACTTCATAGCATTGCCATAAATCTCATGACTTCAGAAAAGGTGAAAAACAATTTCATCACAGATATTCATATCATTCTACAAAGGACAATGAACACATGGAaagatagaaacatgttttttgAGGATGAGTGTAGAAAGGCAAGTATAATACTTTTCGTTTCAATCTTTTTGTTTTAGTTGAAAGAAATCATTCTTCAATTTTTTCAATTGGTTAACAATAATTTTGTTTATGGAATGCAGCTAGCAATCAGTTTGATGGCAAATCAACTTTTGGGTATTTCAACAGAAGAGGAAATAAATGAAATGGCTCCTGTATTCTGTGATTTTGTAGAAGGAATTATATCCTTTCCAATAAAAATGCCAGGATTTGCATATTTCAAAGCAATGAAGGTTATAATTCTTATTAATTTATCAGTTTGAATTCaacttcttctatttctattttatgaATAACTGTAACTTATCTTCTTAACCAATAATTTATTTGCTTGCTGGATTATTAGGCAAGAAGGGTTCTGATAAGTAAGATATGTGAAATAATTGATAAAAGAAAATGCAGCCCTGCTGGAACAAAACATAATGGTTTGCTGGCAAGACTTCTCGATGAAGACAATCTTTCACAAGAGATTGTGGCAGATTTCATTATTTCACTACTTTTTGCTGGTCATGAAACCACAGCCAAGACCATGTCCTTTGCCATATACTTTCTCACTCAATGTCCTGAAGCTGTGCAGCAGTTGAGAGTAAGTaatttttccctctttttatttttaatatatttatattagaaAAGTTCTTCTAATAGTCAGCCAAGACAGCAACAAGTAGTAAACAAAGTTACCAACGTACCCATAGAAACTTAAAAAGAGATTAAAAAATACTCCTAGTATAAAATAATAGTATGGACTCTGGAGCTCTACCTGCAAATTGACAGTCAAACTCATTAGGATATATATAATTAGAAGGTGGTATGTATTCCTAGAGTTCTCTGACATTTTCTGAAGTACAGTACTACAAATTCGGAAGTACAATAGTTCTGAAGTATAGATTAAAGCTCAAAGGCTTCTTTGAAAAGATAACTAGGGCTTCTTTGAAAAGATAACTAGGGTAGTAATAGTAGAGTTTTATTTTATTTCCACCTAATTGTTTGTTGGAATCTCTTATTTCATATAGATGAGGATTATATATTATGTATAATTCTATTagaaaaataaattgtatttaattttaaaagaaaatagagaaaatgaTTTAGTAATGGAGCATTTTGATTTGGTGACTCTAAAAATTATATgtgataattttttcttttatttttatcgTAGTTTATTTGGCAAGTTCTTATTTAGATTTATTAAACTGTAATAGTTGTTCATGTAATTATGTTTTGTATGTCGATGCAGCATCGCATTTACAAAATTGAAATTACAACTAATATtctatatttattaaaatattagacTTTAAACCTACAAATATTACCACATTATTTCTGCTAATATTTAGCATAACCATATATAATGAGAGATATCTAAGTGCTCtaacaaatagaaagaaaaacctaGACTCAATGGCCTCTCATACTCTTCTTATATGTAAGAGTTGGAAATTCTTTCTGAAATGCAATAAAGTGAGCACTTATTTAAAAGAATCTGTTAGACAGGAGTATTGGATTGATTATATCTATTTAAGAAAATGCATTATCAGCAATCTCTTTGTTATTTGTTTTTAAGGAAATAAGCTTCTCTTTTACAAAACATCTTATACATGATGTTATGTTGTTCTGTTCTCTCAACATCAGCACTGTCAGAATTTGAGTTTCTCTTCACTGGATGAACTGTACAGGATGAAAACGATTCAGTGAGAAGAAATAGAAATAAGGAAATGCTGACATGGGAAGACTATAAATCAATGAAATTCACCAGATGTGTAAGTATAATATATAGATTCTCTGGTTACCAAGGTTTCATTAAAATATCTCTGACAGCTAAATATTATTTCTACAGAATAAATCAATAACCACCATTGTCTCTTTATACATTTCTATCAGGTTTTAGAAGAAACTCTTCGCTTAGGAGGAATAGCTATATCAGTTTTCAGGGAAACAATAGAAGAGATTGAATATAAAGGCAAGTTTTAACTCCAGAACTACAATTTCTTTATACTATCACTTTCAAGAACTGACCTGATCTCTTACCTTAAATAACTGAATATTTCTGCTGCATTTTATCTTTTTCAGGCCATGTTATTCCCAAAGGATGGCTTGTTGTTCCATTCTTTTCTGCAGTTCACTTGAATGAAGATTTCTATGAAGATTCTCTCAAATTCGATCCATGGCGTTGGCAAAAGATTGATCAAGTAAGTTAGAGCCTGCCATATATTCCCTAAACAAGGTTATTATTATTTGAAGTGGTACTATTTCTCCACACTCTTCGGTTTATGTAATATAATGAGTACTCTCACATATAGGAAAGCAAAATGTGGAGAACCAGTGAACTGTATATGCCATTCGGAGCAGGAGCTAGATTCTGTCCGGGTGCCGAGTTGGCTAGACTACAGATTACTCTATTTCTTCACTATTTTGTCACCATGTACAGGTATAAAAACCACCATTCAGTTTTATTCCAGATGGTTTCTAATGGCAATTATCTTATATTGATTCTTAATGGAAGAAATTTCAACCTAAAAtttatgaataattttttttttttaaatcaacttaTATATAGCCATTCATAATGACCCATTTGATGAGTAGTGTCCTTCCAGAGCTTACATAGTTTATATCAGCTCAAAGAATATCATTTGAGTTTAAACCATATatcttttatgatttgaagagtacTGTCCTCCTAGAACTTACATCGTTTATACCAGCTAAAGAATATCATTTGAGTTTAAACCATATATCTCTTATCAAGTATTGTATTGGTGAAATGTATTCAGAAGATATGAGATGAAATTATGTGGTGCTTTCTTAATGCTTGTTCAAATGGGTCATCTTAAATTTCCTAAGAGAGATTTTGAAAGGTGAATAGGCATGGGAAATGTACTCAAGAagtttttatttgttattttagtTACAggaaatttattaatattattgggTAGTGAAGTACAAGAAGGTAACAGATTGATTAAAAAGATTTACAGATGAGTAAATAAAAATATTGGATTCAATGATGTCATTCTAatagaaaatataattattataaagAAGAGAAGAATGGTATGTATATTGAGTAGGATAATATAATGTCAATAAtaaggaaatttaaattttatataattatGATGAAGTTGTCATAAATTAAACTtgtgtttcatttttattttttataaataaattttaaatatttatagagataatatatattttgtttttaaaaatatgataaaatttgaaaagaatttttTTAAGTTCTACCATAGATTTAAAATGAATGAatactaatattattatttttaaatttttaattgcatGAGTAATACTTGCTTTGTTAATTAAAATACAAGTTGTATATTCACATGAAATATATCTTTTGTTTTGTatcaatataaaattatttttatcatCAGAATATTTATAAtgcatttcaatttcaaatttattcaaaaataaataagtTTCATAATATCAATTTAAGAAGTATAAATATGTCCATGATAAAAATGTAGATCAAAATTAAAACCATAGGCACTATTCTACGAATATGTGTATTATAGGATAAGTTTTTCAAATGAACTATCAAAGATACACGTATCAATTGAACAAAATTAAATGGAATAATTAAAGATTACATGAAATGAATTTTTAAGCCTCCTTACAGCCTATTTACTATAGATATGTAATGGTTATCTTTCAATTCAATTTGAAAGTTTAACTTATGAAACATGAATCTTATTTATGTCTTATATAGATAATGATCCTTTTAAAAATATGATATATTATTATCTCTATAAAAGATAATAGATATAATaattattcataaaaaaatatataaattaaaataattaaagttaATGATCTAAATATAATTGGTAGTAGGTAGGGTCCAAATTTTATGGTTACAgtgaataatttaaattttaagaatattttctagaaattatcaaaatttatatgacatttTCTAATATATACATAGTTTGTATATGAAGTTTTTGAATTAAGATAGATTGTACAACTTTAAAAGAATAGCCATCATACAAATACTTAAAAGATCAAGATGGCTAtcagatttaaattaatattaataaatttgaTATTATCCAAATAACTTATTATTATATTAAAACAATATTCAAATAGATACTTACAAATAAAAcctatctatttttattttttttaatactaaaTTTAATTCATAACATCTATTATCCAACCATATCCCTTTGAATTTGAatatctatctattttttaaataatgaaaCAGATAGTTTGTGTATTATTCTTGCTTAGAATGTACTATAGAGATCATGAAATCACTCAAAGGAAAAATCGATGAACATATACAGATGGGAGCAGCTGAAGGAAGACAGGACATCTTACTTTCCATCTGCCAGACTAGTTGGTAGATTTCCAGTGCATATCCAAGCAAGAAAAGACTACTGAATCAATCATTCCCCACACGGAGAGAAGATTGAATAAAGCATTATCTACAACTATTCTAGTAGCTTCTATTGGTCTGTATATACATTTAATAAATGGTCAAACTTTCCTCCAGCTATATTTGGTTTTTTCTATATTCGGAATTAGAAATGATGATCACATTTTTGATTGCATGGCATTATCATGGTTTGACTATTAAATGCATTGCCTAACAAACCTCCATGATTCCatgaaaatattattattatttttgtatgaACTCCACATAATCCTCCTGGTTAGATGCAAGGATTTGGTATCATTCTCAGCTATGTTATTATTAAAAACAAATTAACACCCTAAAAAATCAATGGGCAACGGTAAACCAGACTTACCTTGAAATTGAAGCTCAGCttttaagaaatttttttattaGTGGGCTGGCCCCTGTGAGCTGTCAATGTGTTTTAATAGTGACAGATAAATTTGTAGCATTGAATAAACGTATAAGAAGTGTGACCTTCCAAATTAGAAAATTCAATAGAGGATGGAAGTCATTTGCAGTTGCAGTGAAAGTAAAACAAAACGACAGCAATGTTTAGCATTGAAATGCTGCATCCATTTCTCAATGAGTAACTGGTGAAAAAGTTCATCAATTGCGCTATatggaacaaaaaaaaaattcaaggtttCTTTATAGCCTtgattttacaaaatgaaatgaaaaatgtttACATTTGATGAAAATACTTTACCCAGGATAGGGAATAAAAGTACATAGATTTAAATTCTTAATGGGTATGATTGGAGCAGGTGGCTTATACATTTAGGTTTTTATTggagaaattagggttttagcctGATCTAAGATGAGGGACCATTTTACTTCATTCTTTATATTTCAGTTGTTCAAATCTGTTATTCAAATGACATTAAGGTTTGAAATTAAtacaaaattatatttaataataaaatgacaaaaagatGTCTTCGGACATGTtgtgttgcagttaaaacatttagtTGGTGAAACAGCCATCAAGGTTCAAACATTTCGTTGGTGAAACAGCCACCAAGATTCAAACCCCTGCTGTGTCATTGTGCTCcgaggaaaaaaagaaaaaagaaaaaaaagatcaaTTTATAAAGAATTAGAGAAGAGAATAGAATTAAATATGACAAATTTTTTCATTAGAATTAATGTGTTAAAATTAGCATAGATATTTTCAATATATTTATGCAAAAGATGTTAAAATGTCATTATTGAAACATTTTTTAATATTTCAAACGTATAATATGTAAATAttaaaaagtaattaaataaaattttcatattTGTTCTAAAACAAATTTTGCATGTTATTAAATGAGGAATCCGAATTTAATAGATGAATTATATTTTAATATGTATCAAATACATAATAAATTATTGTATCTTCAAAGATTTAGCTATCTTGATTTTCTATGAAAGTTTTTTCCCCATTTTTATGGATTATTATTGCTCAAACAAATTTTGAGTGCAATTGATAGATGTGTCCCTTTTGTATTGGTAAAATTGAAACTATATTTATAATAGTATATTCAAATAAAATTCCAAATTAATTATCAAATTTTATGATATCATATATTGGTAGATCTAGTTGTACTTCCAAGTTTGTACATTGCATTTTTAATATATTCT is a genomic window of Cryptomeria japonica chromosome 7, Sugi_1.0, whole genome shotgun sequence containing:
- the LOC131031083 gene encoding abietadienol/abietadienal oxidase, with the protein product MDELFKFMEGFQHAVVISLLIIVWSMYSWIKENKSRSSKLPPGSKGWPLIGHTLSWYLSVSSSHPPSFVEGCVKRYGKIFSCKLLGRPTIISADPSFNRYILKNEGRLFRAGYPKSFRDLVGKKGLIAIHGDLHKKLHSIAINLMTSEKVKNNFITDIHIILQRTMNTWKDRNMFFEDECRKLAISLMANQLLGISTEEEINEMAPVFCDFVEGIISFPIKMPGFAYFKAMKARRVLISKICEIIDKRKCSPAGTKHNGLLARLLDEDNLSQEIVADFIISLLFAGHETTAKTMSFAIYFLTQCPEAVQQLRDENDSVRRNRNKEMLTWEDYKSMKFTRCVLEETLRLGGIAISVFRETIEEIEYKGHVIPKGWLVVPFFSAVHLNEDFYEDSLKFDPWRWQKIDQESKMWRTSELYMPFGAGARFCPGAELARLQITLFLHYFVTMYRWEQLKEDRTSYFPSARLVGRFPVHIQARKDY